In a single window of the Pseudogemmatithrix spongiicola genome:
- a CDS encoding hybrid sensor histidine kinase/response regulator, translating to MLVVDDDWEDYLLIRSALEDLGRGRFACDYVADYAAGLEALRTAAHDVCLLDYRLGARSGLELLRDAIAAGCHVPVVMVTGEGDDQVDAAAMELGAADFLTKQEITGPLLARVIRHAITRADDSAELRRRDERHRALLEHLSDSVLVLDADARVTYASPAAAPMLGWTPDELAGQDMFTLLHPEDVPYARERFAACLSEPGLPLQVECRVRHRRADYRTIEVIAVNRLNAPSVRGVVASFRDVTERKQAQAALREARDTLQTLIDSAPLAIISLDLTGRVLTWNRTAEGMFGWLASEVSGRTPPFLNDDQLSEFQGLIGRVTSGETLKDVEVSRHRRDGTPIEIALFATPVRGPDGRVQRVLSMLMDNTERKSLQSQLAVAQKVEAVGGLAGGIAHDFNNLLTAILAPAELLIETLSGDPESVRDVTEIRDAARRAADLTRQLLAFSRRQVLQPRPLNLNEVVTGMTGMLRRLISEDIDLHTSCAGELGTVRADPSQLEQVLVNLVVNARDAMPNGGRLTIETANVEIDKTHASTQLLVTPGSYVMLSVHDTGAGMSPETQARLWEPFFTTKPKGKGTGLGLSTAYGIVKQSGGYIWAESEPGQGATFKILLPRVEVAADSLATAPLDAPPRGTERLLVVEDDDMVRRVTQRTLTANGYDALVASSGGEALLLAEANAYKFDMLVTDVIMPGMSGGELAERMRAMRPTLKVLFVSGYTDDVVVRHGVLEGDVAFLQKPFTSDSLLRKVKDVLTVG from the coding sequence GTGCTCGTCGTTGACGATGATTGGGAGGACTACCTCCTCATTCGCTCGGCGTTGGAGGACTTGGGGCGCGGTCGATTCGCGTGCGACTACGTCGCCGACTACGCCGCCGGACTCGAAGCGCTGCGGACGGCGGCACACGATGTCTGCCTGTTGGACTACCGGCTGGGCGCCCGCTCGGGACTTGAGCTGTTGCGGGACGCGATTGCTGCCGGCTGCCACGTCCCCGTCGTGATGGTCACCGGCGAGGGCGACGACCAAGTGGATGCGGCGGCCATGGAGCTCGGGGCCGCCGATTTCCTCACGAAGCAGGAAATCACGGGACCGCTGCTCGCCCGCGTGATTCGGCACGCGATCACCCGGGCCGACGACTCCGCGGAACTACGTCGACGCGACGAGCGGCATCGGGCGCTGCTCGAACACCTCTCCGACAGCGTGCTCGTCCTGGATGCGGACGCACGCGTGACGTACGCGAGCCCGGCGGCCGCGCCAATGTTGGGCTGGACGCCGGACGAGCTCGCCGGCCAGGACATGTTTACGCTGCTACACCCGGAGGACGTCCCATACGCCCGTGAGCGCTTCGCCGCCTGTCTCTCCGAGCCTGGCCTGCCCCTGCAGGTTGAGTGCCGCGTCCGACACAGGCGCGCTGACTACCGGACCATCGAAGTGATTGCCGTCAATCGGCTGAACGCGCCGTCCGTCCGCGGCGTGGTGGCGTCGTTCCGCGACGTCACGGAGCGGAAGCAAGCACAGGCGGCGCTGCGCGAGGCGCGCGATACGCTCCAAACCCTGATCGACTCGGCCCCATTGGCGATCATCTCGCTCGATCTCACTGGGCGGGTGCTGACCTGGAACCGCACCGCGGAAGGGATGTTCGGCTGGCTCGCGTCGGAGGTCAGCGGGCGGACACCGCCGTTTCTCAATGACGATCAGTTGTCGGAGTTTCAAGGGCTCATCGGGCGGGTCACGTCCGGCGAGACCCTGAAGGACGTGGAAGTGTCGCGCCATCGTCGCGACGGCACCCCGATCGAGATTGCGCTCTTTGCGACCCCTGTGCGCGGCCCTGACGGGCGTGTGCAGCGAGTGCTCTCGATGTTGATGGACAACACCGAGCGCAAGTCCCTGCAGTCGCAGCTCGCCGTCGCGCAGAAGGTCGAGGCCGTCGGGGGCCTCGCCGGCGGTATCGCGCACGACTTCAACAACCTGCTCACCGCGATCCTCGCGCCAGCGGAGCTGCTGATCGAAACGTTGTCAGGCGACCCGGAGAGCGTGCGGGACGTCACCGAGATCCGCGACGCGGCGCGACGCGCCGCGGACCTCACGCGTCAGCTGCTCGCCTTCAGCAGACGACAGGTACTGCAGCCACGCCCCCTCAACCTGAACGAGGTGGTCACGGGAATGACGGGGATGCTGCGACGCCTGATCTCCGAAGACATCGACCTCCACACCTCCTGCGCCGGCGAGCTCGGGACCGTGCGCGCCGATCCAAGCCAACTCGAGCAGGTGCTCGTCAATCTCGTCGTAAACGCCCGCGACGCGATGCCGAACGGTGGTCGCTTGACGATCGAGACCGCCAACGTCGAGATCGACAAGACCCATGCCAGCACCCAGTTGCTCGTCACGCCCGGTTCCTACGTGATGCTCAGCGTTCACGACACGGGCGCTGGCATGTCCCCCGAGACGCAGGCACGGCTGTGGGAGCCCTTCTTCACCACAAAGCCCAAGGGCAAAGGGACTGGCCTCGGCCTCTCGACCGCGTACGGCATCGTCAAACAGAGCGGCGGCTATATCTGGGCGGAGAGCGAACCGGGGCAAGGCGCGACCTTCAAGATCCTCTTGCCCCGCGTCGAGGTCGCGGCGGACTCATTGGCGACAGCTCCACTAGACGCACCACCGCGCGGAACGGAACGACTGCTCGTGGTCGAAGACGACGATATGGTGCGTCGGGTGACGCAGCGCACGTTGACGGCAAATGGCTACGACGCCTTGGTCGCCTCGAGCGGCGGTGAGGCATTGCTATTGGCCGAAGCGAACGCGTACAAGTTCGACATGCTGGTGACCGACGTCATCATGCCCGGAATGAGCGGCGGCGAGCTCGCCGAGCGCATGCGCGCGATGCGCCCAACCCTCAAGGTGCTCTTCGTGTCGGGCTACACGGATGACGTCGTTGTCCGGCACGGCGTGCTGGAAGGTGACGTCGCGTTCCTTCAGAAGCCGTTCACGTCAGACTCGCTGCTGCGCAAAGTGAAAGACGTGTTGACGGTGGGTTGA
- a CDS encoding response regulator — translation MTTRNAVTILIADDDAEDILLARDALAEARLANDLRVVSDGQELLDYLRREGRFSDPATAPRPGLILLDLNMPKMDGRTALREIKGDASLRQIPVVILTTSQADEDIVASYDLGVNSYIRKPVSFAGLVEVMQSLKRYWFEIVELPHADGRHG, via the coding sequence ATGACCACCCGCAACGCCGTGACCATCCTCATCGCCGATGACGATGCCGAGGACATCCTGCTCGCGCGCGATGCCCTCGCCGAAGCACGCCTTGCCAATGACCTTCGTGTGGTCAGCGACGGCCAAGAACTGCTCGACTACCTGCGCCGCGAGGGGCGTTTCTCCGACCCGGCGACCGCTCCACGGCCTGGCCTGATTCTGCTCGATCTCAATATGCCGAAGATGGATGGGCGTACCGCGCTGCGTGAGATCAAGGGCGACGCGAGCCTGCGCCAGATTCCCGTGGTCATCCTGACGACATCGCAGGCGGATGAGGACATCGTCGCCAGCTATGACCTCGGCGTGAACTCCTACATCCGCAAGCCCGTGTCGTTCGCCGGGCTTGTCGAGGTGATGCAGTCGCTGAAGCGCTACTGGTTCGAGATCGTGGAGCTTCCACATGCCGACGGACGACACGGTTAG
- a CDS encoding sensor histidine kinase — MQQTNLHGLAEAVVATVRTPLLVLDRSLAVVEANEAFYRTFHRDRSETLGRPLHRLGDGEWDIPELRTLLERVLPAHSHVDDYSLDLEFPAVGRRHILLNAREVAAHGNEPLILLALEDVTERQRVTAELQRSNQELERFASIASHDLQEPVRKILAFGSRLQSEATGLTPGAQDHLKRMLAASARLQRLVNDLLQYARVTSRGGAFTQVDLAQVVHDAIEDLGQQLERSEGRVEVGALPTIEADATQMRQLFQNLIGNALKFRRRDASPVVIIASDETVGGTVRITIRDNGIGFERQYAEQIFEVFRRLHGRDEFEGTGIGLPLCRRIVQRHGGSIRAEAEPDSGALFTVELPRRQPGPGETHA; from the coding sequence ATGCAACAAACGAACCTGCATGGCCTCGCCGAGGCAGTCGTAGCCACGGTGCGAACCCCCCTTCTGGTGCTCGACCGCTCGCTCGCGGTCGTCGAGGCCAACGAGGCCTTCTACCGAACCTTTCATCGCGATCGGTCCGAGACCCTTGGTCGTCCCCTGCACCGGCTCGGCGACGGCGAGTGGGACATCCCCGAGCTGCGAACGCTCTTGGAGCGGGTGCTGCCAGCGCATTCGCACGTCGACGACTACAGTCTTGACCTCGAGTTTCCCGCGGTCGGCCGGCGGCACATCCTGCTCAATGCCCGCGAGGTTGCAGCGCACGGCAACGAGCCGTTGATTCTGCTGGCCCTCGAGGATGTCACCGAACGCCAGCGTGTGACGGCAGAGCTCCAGCGATCGAACCAAGAGCTGGAGCGCTTCGCATCCATTGCCTCGCACGACCTGCAGGAGCCCGTTCGCAAGATCTTGGCCTTCGGCAGCCGACTGCAGTCCGAAGCCACAGGTCTCACGCCAGGCGCGCAGGATCATCTCAAACGGATGCTGGCGGCCTCGGCGCGCCTGCAGCGCCTCGTCAACGACTTGCTGCAGTACGCCCGCGTGACGTCGCGCGGTGGCGCATTCACGCAGGTGGACCTCGCGCAGGTCGTGCACGACGCCATCGAAGACCTCGGGCAGCAACTCGAGCGCAGCGAAGGGCGCGTCGAAGTCGGCGCGTTGCCGACCATCGAGGCCGATGCGACACAGATGCGACAGCTCTTCCAGAACCTCATTGGGAACGCCCTCAAGTTCCGGCGCCGTGACGCGTCCCCCGTGGTCATCATTGCGAGCGACGAGACCGTCGGCGGCACCGTGCGCATCACCATCCGCGACAACGGGATCGGCTTCGAGCGGCAGTACGCCGAGCAGATCTTCGAAGTGTTCCGCCGCCTGCACGGACGCGACGAATTCGAAGGCACCGGCATTGGACTCCCGCTGTGCCGGCGCATCGTCCAGCGGCACGGCGGCAGCATCCGCGCAGAGGCCGAGCCCGACAGCGGCGCCCTCTTCACCGTGGAGTTGCCGCGCCGACAACCCGGCCCCGGAGAGACGCACGCATGA
- a CDS encoding prolipoprotein diacylglyceryl transferase family protein translates to MPATQGLGLGPYGTAFALAACIGIALALRVGRTRQFPRLAWMTVLGTALAAGIVGSKLVFLDFQPVEYGEKTILGGLIVGITSTLLVARAVGIGAWRALDAMAIPTLSAMAIGRVGCFLAGCCAGTPTEVPWAVAARNSDVHVHPAPLYEMAGDLLLITLLRRVPGVRADGDRFLIATVAYMGLRIAVESVRDGRTAIGPLNVVQWTLLVIAIPLVGVLVARRVRARKPVPALRPAVAVPAPQHTQGAVPLLVLAAILAALFVIAHAWFVPIERLALLSLVLACVVMWAAAVLPRRVWRLVPFAPLAFAPRAGALLVMQQDSSNAGSGARTELLIGGGYASGLYEQIVGHEPGDGCVDGPPTLAKRESRVVAGRAGIRRQTASGERLTLEGRYAAGADRLQRIQPGPVTAIPAPRNDIAAGGLAIMWEGRRAMWRADLLSGAVVREGHELNRVVATAEVNIPVSERSFVGAGIANSGFFPTTGEMTQFGIGFKTGRDQLRVYSTLVGEGYKAELSFPLFRTMVDLSYRTGRTSHDGEAQGSMFRVGVTQAVRLR, encoded by the coding sequence ATGCCCGCCACGCAGGGTCTTGGGCTCGGACCGTACGGCACCGCATTCGCGCTGGCCGCGTGTATTGGAATCGCGCTCGCGCTGCGGGTCGGCCGCACACGACAGTTCCCGCGCCTCGCGTGGATGACAGTGCTTGGCACGGCGCTGGCTGCCGGCATCGTGGGCTCGAAGCTGGTCTTCCTCGACTTCCAACCCGTCGAGTACGGCGAGAAGACCATTCTCGGTGGGCTCATCGTCGGCATCACCTCGACACTGCTCGTGGCGCGCGCCGTGGGTATCGGGGCGTGGCGGGCGCTCGATGCGATGGCCATCCCCACGCTCAGTGCGATGGCGATCGGCCGCGTAGGGTGCTTTCTCGCGGGTTGCTGCGCCGGGACGCCGACGGAGGTGCCGTGGGCGGTGGCCGCGCGAAACAGCGACGTGCATGTGCATCCGGCACCGCTGTATGAGATGGCGGGCGATCTCCTGCTCATCACGCTGCTGCGGCGTGTGCCGGGCGTGCGGGCCGATGGCGACCGATTCTTGATTGCGACCGTGGCCTACATGGGGTTGCGGATTGCGGTCGAGAGTGTGCGGGACGGACGCACGGCGATTGGGCCGCTCAATGTGGTGCAGTGGACGTTGCTCGTGATTGCGATTCCGCTTGTCGGCGTGCTCGTCGCGCGTCGCGTGCGGGCGCGGAAGCCAGTGCCCGCACTGCGGCCGGCCGTTGCCGTCCCTGCGCCTCAGCACACGCAGGGAGCGGTGCCGCTGCTCGTGCTCGCGGCCATCCTCGCAGCGCTGTTCGTCATCGCGCACGCGTGGTTCGTCCCGATCGAGCGCCTGGCACTCCTCTCGCTCGTACTGGCGTGCGTCGTGATGTGGGCCGCCGCAGTCCTGCCGCGCCGCGTGTGGCGACTCGTCCCGTTCGCGCCGCTCGCGTTCGCGCCGCGCGCCGGGGCGCTGCTGGTGATGCAGCAGGACAGCAGCAATGCCGGCTCCGGCGCACGCACCGAACTGCTGATCGGCGGCGGCTATGCGTCGGGATTGTATGAGCAGATCGTAGGGCACGAACCAGGCGACGGATGCGTCGATGGCCCGCCGACTCTCGCCAAGCGCGAGAGCCGCGTGGTGGCAGGCCGCGCCGGCATCCGGCGCCAAACCGCGAGCGGCGAGCGGCTCACGCTCGAGGGGCGCTACGCTGCGGGTGCCGATCGCCTGCAACGTATCCAGCCGGGACCCGTGACGGCGATACCCGCGCCTCGTAATGACATCGCGGCGGGCGGCCTCGCCATCATGTGGGAGGGACGCCGCGCGATGTGGCGCGCGGACCTCTTGTCAGGCGCGGTCGTACGCGAAGGGCACGAGCTGAATCGGGTGGTGGCGACGGCGGAAGTGAATATCCCGGTGAGCGAGCGATCCTTCGTCGGCGCCGGTATCGCGAATAGCGGCTTTTTCCCGACCACGGGGGAGATGACGCAGTTTGGGATTGGCTTCAAGACCGGCCGCGACCAGCTGCGTGTGTACAGCACGTTGGTCGGCGAAGGGTACAAGGCGGAGCTCTCGTTCCCGCTGTTTCGGACGATGGTGGATCTGTCGTATCGAACGGGAAGGACGTCACACGATGGGGAGGCGCAGGGGTCGATGTTCCGGGTGGGGGTGACGCAGGCGGTCAGGCTGCGGTGA
- a CDS encoding ATP-binding protein: MMTRIHKPALMRRLFELACRYSGQELSYTKMLGQLQDAGNTVTLAHYLDLLGGAGMVRGLPKYAGDVARRRASSPKLQVLNTALMTAQSGLTLDEAKRDREFWGRLVESAVGAHLANAALSGSCELHYWRDGNHEVAFVVTAGRSLTAIEVKSGRSRGVHAGIAEFTKAFAPTRSLLVGGDGIAVAEFLAEPAEHWIATPAASHSPA; this comes from the coding sequence ATGATGACGCGCATCCACAAGCCGGCGCTGATGCGACGGCTGTTCGAGCTCGCCTGCCGCTATTCGGGACAGGAACTCTCATACACGAAGATGCTGGGACAACTGCAGGACGCGGGCAACACCGTCACACTCGCGCACTACCTCGACCTCCTCGGCGGCGCCGGGATGGTTCGCGGGCTGCCGAAGTACGCGGGTGACGTCGCGCGCCGCCGTGCCTCGAGCCCCAAGCTCCAGGTGCTCAACACCGCCCTGATGACGGCCCAGAGCGGCCTCACCCTCGACGAGGCCAAGCGCGATCGCGAGTTCTGGGGCCGCCTCGTGGAATCCGCAGTCGGCGCGCACCTGGCGAACGCGGCCCTCAGTGGCAGCTGCGAACTCCACTATTGGCGCGACGGCAATCACGAAGTGGCCTTCGTCGTCACCGCTGGACGCTCGCTCACCGCGATCGAGGTGAAGAGCGGTCGCTCACGCGGTGTGCACGCCGGTATCGCCGAGTTCACCAAGGCGTTCGCGCCCACACGCTCACTGCTCGTCGGTGGAGACGGCATTGCCGTCGCAGAGTTTCTCGCGGAGCCGGCGGAGCATTGGATTGCGACTCCAGCGGCTAGCCACTCCCCCGCCTGA
- a CDS encoding ATP-binding protein — MNFQRHHQTTLLNRLRQPRRFIQAVTGPRQVGKSTLVQQAVAALDVPVRYVSADEPTLRGPEWIAQQWDATRLASTGEQGAVLVIDEIQKLPQWSETVKRLWDEDSRRGVPLKVVLLGSSPILIAEGLSESLAGRFESITAGHWSFAEMRDAFGWSLEQYLFYGGYPGAAPLIAGAHALATLPAR; from the coding sequence ATGAACTTCCAGCGCCACCACCAAACCACACTGCTCAACCGGCTCCGCCAGCCCCGCCGCTTCATCCAAGCGGTCACGGGGCCGCGCCAGGTCGGCAAGTCCACGCTCGTCCAACAGGCGGTGGCCGCCCTCGATGTCCCCGTCCGCTACGTCAGCGCCGACGAACCCACGCTGCGCGGACCCGAGTGGATCGCCCAACAGTGGGACGCCACTCGCCTCGCCAGCACGGGCGAGCAAGGCGCAGTGCTGGTCATCGACGAGATCCAGAAGCTGCCGCAGTGGTCCGAAACCGTGAAGCGCCTCTGGGATGAAGACAGCCGCCGCGGCGTCCCGCTCAAGGTCGTGCTTCTCGGGTCTTCGCCAATCCTCATCGCCGAAGGGCTCAGCGAAAGCCTCGCCGGCCGCTTCGAATCCATCACGGCGGGCCACTGGAGCTTCGCCGAGATGCGCGACGCCTTTGGCTGGTCGCTGGAGCAATACCTGTTCTACGGGGGCTACCCCGGCGCAGCTCCGCTCATCGCGGGAGCCCACGCGCTGGCAACGTTACCTGCTCGATAG
- a CDS encoding integrase core domain-containing protein produces MHVDTKALDRFVTAGHRAHGNRSKVGRRRGLGQDHLHVAVDDATRLAYAALLPTQDAAACTRFLEAARRWFAQLGIAVTGVMTDNAKAYTSHAVQAALAAHGIRHLRTKPYRPQTNGKAERFIQTALRRWAYKKPYRTSAHRNAALPDFLDCYNVERPHRSLGRVPPLLHFLMQREQRP; encoded by the coding sequence GTGCATGTCGACACGAAGGCCCTCGATCGCTTCGTCACGGCGGGCCATCGCGCGCACGGCAACCGCTCGAAGGTCGGCCGCCGTCGGGGGCTCGGGCAGGACCATCTCCACGTCGCGGTCGACGACGCGACGCGGCTCGCGTACGCGGCGCTGCTGCCGACACAGGACGCGGCGGCGTGCACCCGCTTCCTCGAGGCGGCGCGCCGCTGGTTTGCGCAGCTGGGCATCGCCGTCACCGGTGTGATGACCGACAACGCCAAGGCGTACACGAGCCACGCGGTGCAGGCCGCGCTGGCCGCGCACGGGATCCGGCACCTGCGCACCAAGCCCTACCGCCCGCAGACGAACGGCAAGGCGGAGCGCTTCATCCAGACCGCGCTCCGCCGCTGGGCCTACAAGAAGCCATACCGGACCTCGGCGCACCGCAACGCGGCGCTGCCCGACTTCCTAGATTGCTACAACGTCGAACGGCCGCACCGGTCGCTCGGCCGCGTCCCGCCGCTGCTCCACTTCCTCATGCAGCGTGAACAACGTCCTTAG
- a CDS encoding type I restriction endonuclease subunit R yields MALHNEIRFEDDICEALAAAGWLYQKADAALYDRARALFAPDLVAWVRETQPKVWEALEKNHGPKATDTLLDRVRSQLDQRGTLDVLRHGIDLLGAKGTVTLAQFKPAIGLNPSILARYAANRLRVVRQLKYSLHNENCIDLVLFLNGIPVATVELKTDFTQSIDDAVDQYRFDRDPRPKGQAPEPLLSFPSGALVHFAVSTREVRMTTKLEGATTRFLPFNQGDHGGKGNPVAADGGYRTGYLWNEVWARDSWLEILGRYCIAQRDEKKQIKTVIFPRYHQLDVTRKLQAAVRAHGPGAKYLVQHSAGSGKTNSIAWTAHFFSELHDAKDHKLFDTVLVVSDRNVIDKQLQEAIFDAQRTKGVVETITDSDGSKSGQLATALKAGKKIIVCTIQTFPFALKAVRELAATEKKRFAVLADEAHSSQTGEAAAKLKAVLSSEEIAALQAIAPAEDGGEVSTEDLLAAQMATRAADSGITFVAFTATPKNKTLELFGTKAPGDTVPRPFHVYSMRQAIEEGFILDVLRNYTPFDLAFKLSQAGEEFDDREVERSKAMRGIMGWVKLHPHNIAQKVQVVVEHYRQHVAPLLDGRAKAMVVVGSRKEAVRWKLAIDAYIKEKGYPLGTLVVGSKDVVHAA; encoded by the coding sequence ATGGCCCTCCACAACGAGATCCGCTTCGAAGACGACATCTGTGAGGCGCTGGCCGCCGCCGGCTGGCTCTACCAGAAGGCCGACGCTGCGCTCTACGACCGCGCACGCGCCCTCTTCGCCCCGGACCTCGTCGCCTGGGTGCGCGAGACGCAACCGAAGGTCTGGGAGGCCCTCGAGAAGAACCACGGCCCCAAGGCCACGGACACCCTGCTCGACCGCGTTCGCTCCCAACTCGATCAGCGTGGCACCCTCGACGTCCTCCGCCACGGCATCGACCTGCTCGGCGCCAAGGGGACTGTCACGCTGGCCCAGTTCAAGCCAGCCATCGGCCTCAACCCCAGCATCCTCGCACGCTACGCCGCCAACCGCCTCCGCGTCGTCCGCCAGCTCAAGTACTCGCTGCACAACGAGAACTGCATCGACCTGGTGCTCTTCCTCAACGGCATCCCCGTCGCCACGGTCGAGCTCAAGACGGACTTCACGCAGAGCATCGACGACGCGGTGGACCAGTACCGCTTTGACCGCGACCCGCGCCCCAAGGGCCAGGCTCCGGAGCCGCTGCTCAGCTTCCCCTCCGGCGCCCTCGTGCACTTCGCCGTGAGCACACGCGAAGTGCGGATGACCACCAAGCTCGAAGGCGCCACGACGCGCTTCCTGCCCTTCAACCAAGGCGACCACGGCGGCAAGGGGAATCCCGTCGCCGCCGACGGCGGCTACCGCACGGGCTATCTCTGGAATGAAGTCTGGGCCCGCGACAGCTGGCTCGAGATCCTCGGCCGCTATTGCATCGCCCAGCGCGACGAGAAGAAGCAGATCAAGACTGTCATCTTCCCGCGCTACCACCAGCTCGACGTCACCCGCAAGCTGCAGGCGGCCGTCCGTGCACACGGCCCGGGCGCCAAGTACCTCGTCCAGCATTCGGCGGGCTCGGGCAAGACCAACTCGATCGCCTGGACGGCACACTTCTTCAGCGAGCTGCACGACGCCAAGGACCACAAGCTGTTCGACACCGTCCTCGTGGTGTCGGACCGCAACGTCATCGACAAGCAGCTGCAGGAGGCCATCTTCGACGCCCAACGCACCAAGGGCGTGGTTGAGACCATCACGGATTCCGATGGCAGCAAGAGCGGTCAGCTCGCGACTGCGCTCAAGGCAGGCAAGAAGATCATCGTCTGCACCATCCAGACCTTCCCCTTTGCTCTCAAGGCCGTCCGCGAGCTCGCCGCGACGGAGAAGAAGCGCTTCGCGGTGCTCGCCGATGAGGCGCACAGCTCGCAGACTGGCGAGGCCGCGGCCAAACTTAAGGCCGTTCTGAGCTCGGAGGAGATCGCGGCCCTTCAGGCGATCGCGCCAGCCGAGGACGGCGGCGAGGTCAGCACCGAAGACCTCCTCGCCGCGCAGATGGCCACGCGCGCAGCCGACAGCGGCATCACCTTCGTGGCCTTCACCGCCACGCCCAAGAACAAGACCCTCGAGCTCTTCGGCACCAAGGCGCCGGGTGACACCGTCCCGCGGCCCTTCCACGTGTATTCGATGCGCCAGGCCATCGAGGAGGGGTTCATCCTCGACGTGCTGCGCAACTACACGCCCTTCGACCTGGCCTTCAAGCTCTCGCAGGCCGGCGAGGAGTTCGATGACCGCGAGGTCGAGCGTTCCAAGGCGATGCGCGGGATCATGGGCTGGGTGAAGCTCCACCCGCACAACATCGCGCAGAAGGTGCAGGTGGTCGTCGAGCACTACCGCCAGCACGTCGCCCCCCTGCTCGACGGCCGCGCCAAGGCGATGGTCGTCGTCGGCAGTCGTAAGGAGGCGGTGCGCTGGAAGCTCGCCATCGACGCCTACATCAAGGAGAAGGGCTACCCACTCGGCACGCTAGTTGTCGGTTCTAAGGACGTTGTTCACGCTGCATGA
- a CDS encoding restriction endonuclease subunit S encodes MSFPKYPSTRRWGSDGIAEVPEHWVERRLRDVARVVNGFPFDSSLFTPDKGLPLVRIRDLGRDTTEMRYAGDIVTAALIDATDVLIGMDGDFTVGRWLGSGQALLNQRVCCVRGRSPMITRFVEYHLPRPLQAINDVTYSTTVKHLSSGQVEAIRIVMPPLDAEVASVVHFLDRETAKIDALIAEQERLIALLQEKRQAVISRAVTKGLDPNAPMKDSGVQWIGCVPTHWSIVRIGRAFRSIGSGSTPPSDNASYYDDNGVEWINTGDLPDGPISSVARRVSSEAISKFTTLREYPAGAVVIAMYGATIGKLGILTRPAAVNQACCVLSDGDGVAETFLFYVMLAAREAIIQLATGGTQPNISQATVRAFSIPVPPIQEQVSLVAQLEAALSKFDALATDAESMIALLRERRTALITAAVTGQVDVRGLVGTAT; translated from the coding sequence ATGAGCTTTCCTAAGTATCCGTCCACTCGCCGCTGGGGCTCCGACGGCATTGCGGAGGTGCCCGAGCACTGGGTCGAGCGCCGCCTACGTGATGTCGCGCGAGTCGTAAACGGATTCCCTTTTGACTCCAGCCTCTTCACTCCCGATAAGGGGCTGCCGTTGGTCCGTATCCGCGACCTTGGTCGAGATACCACCGAGATGCGGTACGCGGGAGACATCGTCACCGCGGCGCTTATTGACGCAACCGATGTCCTCATCGGTATGGACGGGGACTTTACGGTAGGGCGTTGGCTCGGCTCTGGACAGGCGTTGCTCAATCAACGAGTCTGCTGCGTGCGGGGCCGTAGCCCAATGATAACGCGCTTCGTGGAATACCACCTGCCTCGACCATTGCAGGCGATCAATGATGTCACTTACTCAACCACGGTAAAGCACCTGTCGTCCGGTCAAGTCGAGGCCATTCGCATCGTGATGCCGCCGCTCGACGCGGAGGTTGCGAGCGTGGTCCATTTCCTCGACCGCGAGACGGCCAAGATCGACGCCCTCATCGCCGAGCAGGAGCGGCTGATTGCGCTGCTGCAGGAGAAGCGGCAGGCCGTCATTTCGCGCGCGGTGACCAAGGGGCTGGACCCGAACGCGCCGATGAAGGACTCCGGGGTGCAATGGATCGGATGCGTACCTACTCACTGGAGCATCGTCCGCATCGGTCGAGCATTTCGGAGCATTGGAAGCGGATCAACTCCGCCATCCGACAATGCCAGCTACTACGACGACAACGGCGTGGAGTGGATAAACACAGGCGACCTTCCGGATGGCCCCATCAGCTCTGTGGCACGTAGAGTTAGCAGCGAGGCGATTTCTAAGTTCACAACGCTCAGGGAGTATCCTGCGGGTGCCGTCGTAATTGCCATGTACGGCGCGACCATTGGCAAACTGGGCATTCTCACTCGGCCCGCGGCGGTGAATCAAGCTTGCTGCGTGCTCAGTGACGGAGATGGAGTAGCAGAGACATTTCTGTTCTATGTCATGCTTGCGGCTCGCGAAGCTATCATCCAGCTCGCAACGGGTGGAACCCAGCCGAATATCTCCCAAGCGACTGTGCGCGCATTTTCGATACCTGTTCCCCCAATTCAGGAACAGGTCAGTCTAGTCGCACAGCTCGAGGCAGCACTCTCAAAGTTTGACGCCCTTGCCACTGACGCGGAATCGATGATTGCACTGCTTCGCGAACGCCGCACCGCCCTCATCACCGCCGCCGTGACGGGCCAGGTCGACGTCCGCGGCCTTGTCGGGACCGCCACCTGA